Proteins encoded by one window of Aptenodytes patagonicus chromosome 9, bAptPat1.pri.cur, whole genome shotgun sequence:
- the TMEM35A gene encoding putative acetylcholine receptor chaperone: MASPRTITIVALSVALGLFFVFMGTIKLTPRLSRDAYNEMKRAYKSYVRALPMLKKMGVSSILLRKSIGALEVACGIVMTLVPGRPKDVANFLLLLLVLAVLFFHQLVGDPLKRYAHALVFGILLTCRLLIARQPEEQPPEKRSLSVNGDEQPLIHEAAPEKGKMKVS, translated from the exons ATGGCATCTCCCAGGACTATCACCATCGTTGCCCTCTCGGTAGCCCTGGGGCTCTTCTTTGTCTTTATGGGGACCATCAAACTGACCCCTCGGCTCAGCAGAGATGCCTACAATGAGATG AAACGAGCATACAAAAGCTACGTGCGGGCCCTCCCCATGCTAAAGAAGATGGGAGTCAGCTCTATCCTTCTCCGCAAGAGCATTGGTGCCCTCGAAGTGGCGTGTGGCATTGTCATGACACTGGTGCCTGGTCGCCCCAAAGATGTGGCcaactttctcctcctcctccttgtgctggCTGTGCTCTTTTTCCACCAGCTAGTGGGGGATCCACTCAAGCGTTACGCCCATGCCCTAGTCTTTGGGATCCTGCTTACCTGTCGTCTGCTGATTGCCCGCCAGCCTGAGGAGCAGCCTCCAGAAAAGAGGAGCCTGTCAGTGAATGGGGATGAGCAACCACTCATCCATGAGGCAGCTCCTGAGAAAGGCAAAATGAAGGTATCCTAG
- the CENPI gene encoding centromere protein I, with protein MQRRQSSKTPKQPLQIHHKNQTDLSAWRKGGRIDPEKSVQNHQSPTNQKSDSKQASLEQALSYFEKVQDHVSLKKNNVLQKHLTTVESIALQRGLPPEGFGVLLNVALSGKLADTVNTRLLKSLVPASVIPETSVVSSVSWLCVSKCSGNIQLLFLRWLITVFDFIDHKEQLHALYGFFFSFLQDEKMCPYVCHLLYLLTRKESVKPFRIRRLLDLQAKMGMQSHLQALLSLYKLFCPELVTITLPGKMKTYFKNSEGPWKAAINTVRRRNQENSPVFQPLFLGAAQPQSRKRKWNTQLIIPASSTNKNNLEEDREKNRVDLYSTNESFPVEQLQTFSQLLQNIHHLEFPSQMGSVLTNPLLLHYMNCTKDESIYLRLYYWMGQNLQEECTWCVADNNQYEEEFKDFLETVYKTECFLQEGFSSCEEFLYKSLPLWDGFCCRSQILRLVSWIPLSSFSEMKSHLYDPLAQLFFTSSLYFKCSVLESLKELLQNWLNWHVIHLDSESDSQVHSLNTTLSGLVNVVAELIHFVGWISTVALRLENNPTFLLYFILDFYETVCDMYLRYNLPLLIMPPAGVFYPALLSMDSVSLNQLCYIMYRYRTNLVAAKENELSKTKILQFKFSSQTYQEYNQYIIAMVGCLWTSSAFQKDIHPQGLRMDDELLKKTTVQEFKTSFNIVYHPAMMGYAVLFLQQAWPDDTTFNFSLIKGKKWNWYLEYLYAQGLKGLKVFIESSINRVSQASHSKAGNVQV; from the exons ATGCAGCGAAGGCAGAGTTCTAAGACCCCAAAGCAGCCTCTGCAAATTCATCATAAAAATCAAACTGATCTCTCTGCGTGGCGAAAAGGAGGGAGAATTGACCCTGAAAAAAGTGTCCAGAATCATCAATCTCCTACCAATCAGAAAAGTGACAGCAAGCAAGCCTCCCTTGAGCAAGCTTTGAGCTACTTTGAGAAAG ttcaAGACcatgtttcactgaaaaagaaCAATGTTCTGCAGAAACACTTGACTACTGTGGAAAGCATTGCTCTGCAAAGAGGGTTACCCCCTGAAGGATTTGGTGTATTGCTAAATGTGGCACTCAGTGGCAAACTtg ctgaTACAGTGAATACTCGTTTACTGAAGAGCCTGGTTCCAGCCTCAGTAATACCAGAAACTTCTGTGGTTTCATCTGtatcttggctctgtgtcagcaaaTGCTCAGGCAACATCCAG ctgctttttttaagATGGCTGATCACAGTGTTTGACTTCATTGATCACAAGGAACAACTTCATGCCCTCTatggtttcttcttttccttcctgcaagaTGAGAAGATG TGCCCTTATGTCTGCCACCTGCTCTACCTGCTGACCAGGAAAGAAAGTG TCAAGCCTTTTCGGATTAGGAGACTGCTTGACCTCCAAGCAAAAATG GGAATGCAGTCTCATCTGCAGGCTCTACTATCACTTTACAAACTCTTCTGTCCTGAGCTGGTGACCATAACCCTTCCTGGGAAAATGAAG ACTTACTTCAAGAATTCTGAGGGCCCGTGGAAAGCAGCAATCAACACAGTAAGGCGAAGAAACCAGGAAAACTCTCCAGTGTTTCAGCCACTGTTTTTAGGCGCAGCTCAACCTCAGTCACGGAAAAGG aaatgGAATACCCAGTTGATTATACCTGCAAGCagtacaaacaaaaataatttagaagagGACAGGGAAAAGAACCGTGTTGATTTGTACAGTACGAATGAATCTTTTCCAGTGGAGCAGCTGCAGACCTTTTCTCAGCTCCTACAAAATATCCACCATCTAGAG TTTCCTTCCCAGATGGGTTCAGTGCTAACAAACCCTTTATTGCTTCACTACATGAATTGCACCAAAGATGAATCTATTTACCTGAGGCTCTACTATTGGATGGGCCAGAATCTTCAGGAAG AATGCACCTGGTGTGTGGCTGATAATAACCAATATGAAGAAGAATTCAAGGACTTCCTGGAAACTGTCTACAAGACAGAGTGTTTCTTGCAG GAGGGATTTTCTTCCTGTGAAGAGTTCCTGTATAAGAGCCTTCCTCTCTGGGATGGCTTCTGCTGCCGATCACAAATCCTCAGACTTGTGAGTTGGATCCCCCTCAGCAGCTTCTCTG aaatgaagtcACATCTCTATGATCCCCTGGCACAGCTCTTTTTCACATCATCCCTTTACTTTAAG TGCAGTGTTCTTGAGAGCCTGAAAGAGCTGTTACAGAACTGGTTAAATTGGCATGTGATTCATCTGGATTCAGAGTCTGACTCTCAAGTCCATTCTTT GAATACCACTCTTTCTGGACTAGTGAACGTGGTGGCTGAACTGATCCATTTTGTCGGATGGATCTCTACGGTTGCATTGCGTTTGGAAAACAATCCTACTTTCTTGCTGTACTTCATCCTGGATTTCTATGAGACT GTGTGTGACATGTATCTGAGGTACAATCTGCCTTTGTTGATAATGCCTCCTGCTGGAGTTTTCTACCCAGCACTTCTCAGCATGGATTCTGTCAGCTTGAATCAGCTCTGCTACATTATGTACAG gtaTCGAACCAACTTGGtggctgcaaaagaaaatgagctgAGTAAAACG AAAATACTGCAATTCAAGTTCAGTAGCCAGACATACCAAGAGTACAACCAGTACATAATAGCTATGGTGGGTTGTCTGTGGACATCCAGTGCTTTCCAGAAGGATATTCATCCTCAAGGTCTTCGTATGGATGATGAACTGCTGAAGAAAACCACAGTGCAGGAATTCAAAACCAGCTTTAACATTGTCTACCACCCAGCCATGATGGGCTATGCTGTCCTCTTCCTGCAGCAG